In one Arenibacter antarcticus genomic region, the following are encoded:
- a CDS encoding beta-ketoacyl-ACP synthase III, with product MKDVYITRIATFLPNKPIDNDQMEEKLGIINGKNSKARRIVLRNNQIKTRYYAIDDDGNITHNNAQLTKEAIERLCDESFTTKDIAILSCGTSSPDQILPSHAAMVHGFLKNGNLEINSPSGACCSGMNALKYGYMAIKAGEAPNAVCTGSERTSTWMKSEIFENEVEHLKELEDNPILAFNKEFLRWMLSDGAAAVLLESEPKGAALKIEWMEGYSYAYEMETCMYAGGDKLENGHLKPWSEYPAEEWGKRSLFAMKQDVKLLGENILVKGVDSLKLAMKKHKITTEDFDYYLPHISSYYFKEQLYGELKKQGVEIPWEKWFMNLSKVGNVGAASIFIMLEELVASGKLQTGDKILLHVPESARFSYAYAYLTVC from the coding sequence ATGAAAGACGTTTACATTACCAGAATAGCCACGTTCTTACCAAATAAGCCAATTGATAATGATCAGATGGAAGAAAAACTCGGAATAATCAATGGTAAAAATTCCAAGGCTAGGCGTATTGTATTGCGCAATAATCAAATAAAGACTCGGTATTACGCCATAGATGACGACGGGAATATTACCCATAACAATGCCCAATTGACCAAGGAGGCCATAGAGCGTTTATGCGATGAGAGCTTTACCACCAAAGACATTGCAATCTTATCTTGTGGTACTAGTAGCCCAGATCAAATATTGCCTTCTCATGCGGCAATGGTCCACGGTTTTTTAAAGAACGGCAATCTGGAAATCAACTCGCCTTCAGGGGCCTGTTGTTCGGGAATGAACGCCTTGAAGTACGGTTATATGGCCATTAAAGCGGGAGAAGCGCCCAATGCCGTATGTACCGGATCTGAAAGGACCTCTACCTGGATGAAATCCGAAATTTTCGAGAATGAAGTGGAACATTTAAAAGAATTGGAAGACAATCCTATTCTTGCCTTTAACAAGGAGTTTTTACGTTGGATGCTTTCTGATGGGGCAGCTGCCGTACTATTGGAGAGCGAACCCAAAGGGGCCGCCTTAAAAATAGAGTGGATGGAAGGGTATTCCTATGCTTACGAAATGGAGACCTGTATGTATGCCGGGGGCGATAAATTGGAAAATGGTCATCTAAAACCATGGAGCGAATATCCCGCTGAGGAATGGGGCAAGCGATCTCTTTTCGCTATGAAACAGGACGTTAAATTATTGGGTGAAAATATTCTCGTAAAAGGGGTGGATAGCCTTAAATTGGCCATGAAAAAACACAAAATCACCACCGAAGATTTTGATTATTACCTCCCACATATCTCCTCCTATTATTTTAAGGAACAATTGTATGGAGAATTAAAAAAACAAGGGGTAGAAATTCCTTGGGAGAAGTGGTTTATGAATTTGAGTAAAGTAGGGAATGTTGGTGCAGCCTCCATTTTTATAATGTTAGAAGAACTAGTAGCTTCGGGGAAATTACAAACAGGAGACAAAATATTATTACATGTCCCCGAGAGCGCAAGATTTTCTTACGCCTATGCTTACCTAACGGTCTGTTAA
- a CDS encoding ABC transporter permease, translated as MVTKIIAIDKETVTTEFKITKDCIFVNNDRLSETGILENAAQACSSIVGQSFFEEDDLEGEGNTIIGFISGIKKVSIYKLPSVNDTLITKAQLISRFDSDSFSLCTIACKTYIDEDIIVDATINFLIQEV; from the coding sequence ATGGTCACAAAAATAATTGCTATAGATAAGGAAACGGTGACCACAGAATTTAAGATCACCAAAGATTGTATTTTTGTAAATAACGATCGGTTATCCGAAACTGGAATTCTTGAAAATGCAGCTCAGGCATGTTCCTCCATTGTAGGGCAGAGCTTTTTTGAAGAAGACGACCTGGAAGGGGAAGGCAACACAATTATTGGTTTTATTAGCGGGATAAAAAAAGTCAGTATTTATAAATTGCCATCGGTAAACGACACCCTGATCACCAAAGCGCAATTAATATCGCGTTTCGATTCGGATAGTTTTAGTCTGTGCACCATCGCTTGCAAAACCTATATAGATGAGGACATAATAGTAGACGCTACTATAAATTTCCTTATTCAGGAGGTATAG
- a CDS encoding BtrH N-terminal domain-containing protein: protein MEIDFKHQQAAHCENGVVANLMNYNGFNISEPMVFGIGSGLLFSYIPFLKVNYAPVVSYRALPGIIFKRFAKRVGIKIKKEKFRSAQTAKARLDENLERNNPVGLQVGVFNLPYFPDEYRFHFNGHNLVVYGKKDGRYLISDPVMETTTSLSEKELEKVRFAKGAFAPKGHIYYPIDFPKKLDLENAILKGIKHTCRDMLAPVPIVGVKGMRTIAKLIRKWPKSKGTKTANHYLGQIVRMQEEIGTGGGGFRYIYAAFLQESGKLLGNDKLLERSKEMTLIGDQWRDFAVEASRIYKNRSNTNPSEQYHEVASQLEALANREEVFFKQLKKSI, encoded by the coding sequence ATGGAAATAGATTTTAAACACCAACAAGCTGCACACTGTGAAAATGGGGTGGTGGCCAACCTAATGAACTACAACGGATTTAACATTAGTGAGCCCATGGTCTTTGGAATAGGATCTGGTCTCTTGTTCAGTTATATCCCTTTTTTAAAAGTTAACTACGCCCCCGTTGTTTCCTATAGGGCTTTGCCAGGAATAATCTTTAAAAGGTTTGCCAAGCGAGTAGGTATCAAGATAAAAAAAGAAAAATTTAGATCTGCCCAGACTGCCAAGGCCAGGTTGGATGAAAATCTGGAAAGGAACAATCCCGTTGGACTCCAAGTAGGGGTTTTTAACCTGCCCTATTTTCCAGATGAATACCGGTTTCATTTCAATGGCCATAACCTAGTCGTTTATGGTAAAAAGGATGGCAGGTACTTAATAAGTGACCCGGTTATGGAAACGACTACCTCCCTTTCTGAAAAGGAACTGGAGAAAGTCCGCTTCGCAAAGGGGGCCTTTGCCCCTAAAGGACATATTTATTACCCGATAGATTTTCCGAAAAAATTAGATTTGGAGAACGCAATCTTAAAAGGGATAAAACATACCTGTAGGGATATGCTGGCTCCTGTCCCTATAGTTGGCGTTAAAGGAATGAGGACTATTGCCAAGCTCATTCGCAAGTGGCCAAAATCTAAAGGAACAAAAACTGCCAACCATTATTTGGGACAGATTGTCCGTATGCAAGAAGAGATCGGGACTGGTGGAGGTGGCTTTAGATATATTTATGCCGCCTTCCTGCAAGAGTCGGGCAAACTATTGGGAAATGATAAATTGTTGGAACGCTCCAAGGAAATGACACTTATTGGAGACCAATGGAGGGATTTTGCGGTGGAGGCATCCCGTATCTATAAGAACAGGAGCAATACCAACCCCAGCGAGCAATACCATGAGGTAGCCTCCCAATTGGAAGCCTTAGCCAACAGAGAAGAAGTCTTTTTCAAACAACTTAAAAAATCGATCTAA
- a CDS encoding ABC transporter ATP-binding protein — MIKISQLSKKYKNADNYSVYQLDLNIGDGEIFGLLGPNGAGKTTLISMLSSLIKPSSGSFTINGLTYQKNQKKLKQLIGIVPQEYALYPTLTAYENLHYLGSMYGLHGKILKEKIELQLQTLGLEKFAHKRVETFSGGMKRRVNLMASILHEPKVLFLDEPTVGVDVQSKNVIIQYLKQLNEQGTTIVYTSHHLNEAETFCTKVAIIDKGEIVVKGTPKELVMHYRDAHNLEDVFLTLTGKKLRDHA, encoded by the coding sequence ATGATCAAGATCTCCCAACTTTCCAAAAAATATAAAAATGCCGATAATTATTCGGTATACCAACTGGATCTCAATATTGGGGACGGGGAAATATTTGGACTCTTGGGACCCAATGGAGCTGGAAAAACAACCTTGATATCCATGTTGAGCTCCCTGATAAAACCCAGCTCCGGAAGCTTTACCATAAATGGACTAACCTATCAAAAAAATCAAAAGAAGTTAAAGCAACTTATTGGAATCGTCCCCCAAGAATACGCCCTCTACCCTACCCTAACCGCCTATGAAAATTTACATTATTTGGGGAGCATGTATGGACTACACGGCAAAATACTAAAGGAAAAAATAGAGTTACAATTACAGACCTTAGGATTGGAGAAATTTGCCCATAAACGGGTGGAGACCTTTTCGGGAGGAATGAAAAGGAGGGTTAATCTTATGGCTAGCATTTTACACGAACCCAAAGTATTGTTCTTGGACGAACCTACTGTTGGAGTAGACGTGCAATCGAAAAACGTAATTATCCAATATTTAAAACAATTGAACGAACAAGGAACTACTATTGTATACACTTCCCATCATCTAAATGAAGCAGAAACCTTCTGTACAAAAGTAGCCATTATCGATAAGGGCGAAATTGTGGTAAAGGGAACGCCAAAAGAGCTTGTTATGCACTATAGGGACGCACATAATCTGGAAGATGTTTTTTTGACGTTAACGGGGAAAAAACTTAGAGATCATGCATAA